The proteins below are encoded in one region of Lagenorhynchus albirostris chromosome 7, mLagAlb1.1, whole genome shotgun sequence:
- the LOC132522797 gene encoding LOW QUALITY PROTEIN: DNA endonuclease RBBP8-like (The sequence of the model RefSeq protein was modified relative to this genomic sequence to represent the inferred CDS: inserted 7 bases in 4 codons; substituted 1 base at 1 genomic stop codon) — protein sequence MNVSGSSCGGPSSADVSNDFKDLWTKLKEYHDKEVQGLQVKVTKLKKARSLVAQRLEEFFTKNQQLREPRKVLHETIKVLEDRFRAGLCDRCAVTEEHMGKKQQEFENIRQQNLKLITELMNEKNXQEENKNLSEQLQQKIEHDRPRQAPGLESEEDVIPDSPITTVSFSGANRLRRKENLHVRHVEPTHTKLEHSGCAREWRKVPQSSTHSQHKHNEREILVADTXDQSRAPVANTHGKSSYPPDDLAAVVAETLGLSVQDESESRGPMSLLGDELYHCLEGDHKKPFEESRRNSEDSLRFLDSNSKTPPQEELTTWVSSPVFGATPNVKSNLGLNTSLSPSLLETGKNXHLXTTPFSNTSNSRPEKPRSKSEDGALFTHHNIGAEVKKITNHSSSNKQVLINKNTSEQDSIDHIKGTVTVKDTVTDKHXKSLGGRIKRKKIKEESEDEVSCPQASFDKENAFPFPPDSHSYMNGDYVMDKPLDLSDRFSPIQRQEKSQGSENSKVGFRQVTLYEVLKPVPKGSCSSRKALSGSCGLTRDSPEEPSSLQESLLQSLSKSPDNKTLLQIKEENSIFKFPLHPRESLETENLFDDTKCAGSREPLKIKTRSVHGACELASVLQLNPCRIAKTESLQNNQDVSFENIQRSIDPGADLSQYKMDITVVDTKDGSQSRLAGGETVDMDCTLVSESMLLKMKNQGLPWWRSEQKGEKSPNGERKMNDSLEDMFDPTTHEEYESCLVDSFPQVADEELSTATKKPNSPGDKQDKVKQKAFVEPYFKDDERETSLQNFPHIEVVRKKEERRKLLGHMCK from the exons ATGAACGTCTCGGGAAGCAGTTGCGGAGGCCCCAGTTCTGCAGATGTGTCTAATGACTTTAAGGATCTTTGGACAAAACTAAAGGAGTATCATGATAAAGAAGTACAAGGTCTACAAGTAAAAGTAACCAAACTGAAAAAGGCACGAAGTTTAGTTGCACAGAGACTAGAAGAATTCTTCACCAAAAATCAACAGCTGAGAGAGCCACGGAAAGTCCTTCATGAAACCATTAAAGTTTTAGAAGATCGATTCAGAGCAGGATTATGTGATCGCTGTGCGGTAACTGAAGAACACATGGGGAAGAAACAGCAAGAGTTTGAAAATATTCGACAGCAGAATCTTAAACTTATCACAGAGCTTATGAATGAAAAGAa gcaggaagaaaataaaaatctttctgaACAGCTGCAGCAGAAAATTGAGCATGATCGACCACGTCAAGCACCCGGTCTTGAATCTGAGGAAGATGTTATTCCAGATTCACCAATAACAACCGTTTCATTTTCGGGCGCTAACCGACTACGAAGGAAGGAGAACCTCCACGTCCGACACGTAGAACCAACACATACTAAACTGGAGCACTCTGGGTGTGCACGTGAATGGAGAAAAGTACCACAGTCTTCAACCCATTCACAACATAAACATAATGAACGTGAAATTCTAGTGGCTGACAC CGATCAGAGTCGAGCTCCAGTGGCCAACACACATGGAAAAAGCAGTTATCCTCCTGATGATTTAGCTGCAGTTGTTGCTGAAACACTCGGACTTAGTGTTCAAGATGAGTCTGAATCTCGAGGTCCTATGAGCCTTCTTGGTGATGAGCTCTACCACTGTCTGGAAGGAGATCACAAAAAACCTTTTGAGGAATCTAGAAGAAATAGTGAAGATAGTTTAAGATTTTTAGATTCGAATTCAAAGACTCCTCCTCAAGAAGAATTGACTACTTGGGTATCATCTCCTGTATTTGGCGCTACCCCTAATGTGAAAAGTAATTTAGGTTTGAATACAAGTTTGTCCCCTTCTCTTTTAGAGACTGGGAAAA ACCATCTGTAAACAACGCCTTTCAGCAACACTTCTAATTCTAGACCAGAGAAACCTAGATCAAAATCTGAAGATGGTGCCCTTTTCACACATCATAATATTGGGGCTGAAGTGAAGAAGATCACTAACCACTCATCTTCTAATAAGCAGGTgctcataaataaaaatacaagtgaaCAGGATAGTATTGATCACATTAAAGGTACTGTTACTGTTAAAGATACTGTTACTGATAAACA GAAATCACTGGGAGGCcgaatcaaaaggaagaaaatcaaggaagaaaGTGAAGATGAAGTAAGCTGCCCCCAAGCCTCCTTTGATAAagaaaatgcttttccttttccaccGGATAGTCATTCTTACATGAATGGAGACTATGTGATGGATAAACCTCTGGATCTGTCTGATCGATTTTCACCTATTCAGCGTCAAGAGAAAAGCCAAGGAAGTGAGAACTCTAAAGTCGGGTTTAGGCAAGTGACTCTCTATGAGGTTTTGAAGCCTGTTCCAAAGGGCTCTTGCTCAAGCCGTAAGGCCTTGAGTGGGAGCTGTGGGTTAACTAGAGATTCCCCAGAAGAGCCCAGCAGTTTACAGGAGTCCCTCCTCCAGTCCTTGAGTAAATCTCCGGATAATAAAACACTGTtacaaataaaggaagaaaattctatcTTTAAATTTCCTCTACATCCACGTGAAAGTTTGGAGACAGAGAATCTTTTTGATGACACGAAGTGTGCTGGTTCTCGTGAgcctctaaaaataaaaaccaggtcAGTCCATGGAGCATGTGAACTTGCATCAGTTCTTCAGTTAAATCCATGTAGAATTGCTAAAACAGAGTCTCTACAAAACAACCAAGATGTATCCTTTGAAAACATCCAGCGGAGTATAGATCCAGGAGCAGACCTTTCTCAGTATAAAATGGATATCACTGTAGTAGATACAAAGGATGGCAGTCAGTCAAGATTAGCAGGAGGAGAGACAGTGGACATGGACTGTACATTGGTTAGTGaaagtatgcttttaaaaatgaagaatcaagggcttccctggtggcgcagtg agcagaagggagaaaaaagtccaaatggagaaagaaaaatgaatgatagCTTGGAAGATATGTTTGATCCGACTACACATGAAGAATATGAATCCTGTTTGGTGGATAGCTTCCCCCAAGTAGCAGATGAAGAGTTGTCAACTGctacaaaaaaaccaaactctcCTGGTGATAAACAAGATAAAGTCAAACAGAAAGCATTTGTGGAGccatattttaaagatgatgaaagaGAGACTAGCTTACAAAATTTTCCTCATATTGAGGTGGTccggaaaaaagaagaaagaagaaaattgctTGGACACATGTGTAAgtaa